Proteins encoded by one window of Tissierellales bacterium:
- a CDS encoding shikimate kinase: protein MKNIVFIGMMGSGKTTLGRCISQKMSKVFIDLDEYIENGEGMEIQEIFEKYGEEHFRRLELAYAKDLSKRNDVVIATGGGVIKSDEAIGALKSGIVIWIDRPDNMIFDSIDTEKRPLIKSNPKAFFDISAKRRPVYESVCDYHFLNDLDEDEACTKLLSVIEKMQKDND, encoded by the coding sequence TTGAAAAATATAGTATTTATAGGAATGATGGGTTCGGGCAAGACAACTCTAGGAAGATGTATTTCACAGAAAATGTCAAAAGTTTTTATAGATTTAGATGAATATATAGAGAATGGAGAAGGCATGGAAATTCAAGAGATATTTGAAAAATATGGTGAAGAGCATTTTCGAAGGCTAGAGCTAGCATATGCTAAAGATTTGTCTAAGCGAAATGATGTAGTTATAGCAACTGGTGGCGGCGTGATAAAAAGCGATGAGGCGATAGGGGCGCTTAAGAGCGGTATTGTGATCTGGATAGATAGACCCGATAATATGATTTTCGATTCTATAGATACAGAAAAAAGGCCCTTGATAAAATCTAATCCAAAAGCCTTTTTCGATATTTCAGCAAAGAGACGACCTGTATATGAGAGTGTTTGCGATTATCATTTTTTGAACGATTTGGATGAAGATGAAGCATGTACTAAACTTTTGAGTGTAATAGAAAAAATGCAAAAAGATAATGATTAA
- the pheA gene encoding prephenate dehydratase: MRALNEKEILKLGFQGVEGSYSEAALRGFFGGYNYEKNAYSSFGELIDSIINGDIDYGVLPVENSSTGAVTEIYDLLNKKKLQIIGEHYLKINHQLMVKQGESINDIKRVYSHPQAISQCREYLSKNPNWEIIAYTNTAKSAQKVSRSSEIGVAAIGGIRAAELYDLDVLESGINDCNCNTTRFIIVTRCGEVVKAGDKMSLILTIPHRPGCLYELIGCFANEGINMLKIESRPIKDQPWEYYFYIDIEGNQNDENMQRALKSAEDCSHSLKILGNYIRDKKGGR; this comes from the coding sequence ATGAGGGCTTTAAATGAAAAAGAAATTCTAAAATTAGGTTTTCAAGGAGTTGAGGGTTCGTATAGTGAGGCTGCTCTAAGGGGATTTTTTGGAGGATACAATTATGAAAAAAATGCGTATTCTAGTTTTGGAGAGCTTATAGATAGTATAATAAATGGTGATATAGATTACGGAGTGCTTCCTGTTGAAAACAGCTCTACGGGAGCGGTTACTGAAATATATGATCTTTTAAATAAGAAAAAACTTCAAATCATTGGAGAGCATTATTTGAAGATAAATCATCAATTGATGGTGAAACAGGGAGAGTCAATAAATGATATAAAGCGCGTTTATTCTCACCCACAGGCGATAAGTCAGTGTAGAGAGTATCTGAGTAAAAATCCAAATTGGGAGATAATAGCTTATACGAATACCGCTAAAAGTGCACAGAAGGTAAGTCGTAGTAGTGAGATAGGTGTTGCGGCTATTGGAGGTATTAGAGCAGCAGAGCTGTATGATTTAGATGTTTTGGAAAGTGGAATAAATGATTGTAATTGCAATACTACTAGATTTATAATAGTGACTAGATGTGGAGAAGTTGTTAAAGCTGGGGATAAAATGAGTTTGATTTTGACGATTCCCCACAGGCCGGGTTGTTTATATGAGCTAATAGGTTGTTTTGCAAATGAAGGAATAAATATGCTAAAGATAGAGTCAAGACCAATTAAAGATCAGCCTTGGGAGTATTATTTTTATATAGATATTGAAGGAAATCAAAATGATGAAAATATGCAAAGAGCACTTAAGAGTGCTGAGGATTGCAGTCATTCGTTAAAAATTCTTGGAAATTATATTCGAGACAAAAAAGGTGGTAGATAG
- the aroC gene encoding chorismate synthase — MGSVYGKHIKYTLFGESHGKAIGISIDGLPSGVKIDEDMINREMDRRRPGQNAWSTPRKEADEFEILSGVFEGRTTGTPLCAVIRNTDKRSKDYGKMKSTFRPSHADYTGYKRYEGFNDYRGGGHFSGRLTAPIVFAGAVAKQILSLSGVEILGHISQIGKVLDDSFLQVENKRPTGEQFLLLDGSKAEVMKREIEEARLEQDSIGGKVEIAILNLKAGVGDPFFDTLESQLASGLFAVPAVKGVSFGRGFELASMRGSEANDEMIIEDGIVRTTTNNNGGIVGGISNGMPIVLEVAIKPTPSIGKIQNTIDSEGNAVKLEIEGRHDPCIVPRAVPVVEAVCAMTILDAMR, encoded by the coding sequence ATGGGTAGTGTTTATGGCAAGCATATAAAATATACATTGTTTGGAGAGTCTCATGGTAAAGCTATAGGTATAAGTATAGATGGACTTCCAAGCGGTGTAAAAATAGACGAAGATATGATAAATAGAGAAATGGATAGGAGAAGGCCGGGACAAAATGCTTGGTCTACGCCTAGAAAAGAGGCAGATGAATTTGAGATATTAAGCGGTGTATTTGAAGGAAGAACTACTGGAACGCCACTTTGTGCAGTAATTAGAAATACAGATAAAAGGTCTAAAGATTATGGCAAGATGAAGTCAACATTTAGACCATCACATGCTGATTACACAGGATATAAGAGATATGAAGGATTTAATGACTACAGAGGCGGTGGACATTTTTCTGGAAGACTCACAGCACCGATTGTATTTGCTGGGGCAGTTGCAAAGCAGATACTCAGTTTAAGCGGAGTTGAGATACTTGGTCATATTTCTCAGATTGGAAAAGTATTAGATGATAGTTTTTTGCAAGTTGAAAACAAGAGACCTACTGGTGAGCAGTTTCTATTGTTAGATGGAAGCAAGGCTGAAGTTATGAAAAGAGAGATAGAAGAAGCTAGATTAGAACAAGATTCTATAGGGGGAAAAGTTGAAATTGCTATACTAAATTTGAAGGCAGGGGTTGGAGATCCATTTTTTGATACGCTAGAGAGTCAGTTAGCAAGTGGTCTTTTTGCGGTTCCAGCAGTAAAGGGAGTTTCATTTGGCAGAGGGTTTGAATTAGCTAGTATGAGAGGCAGTGAAGCTAATGATGAAATGATAATTGAAGATGGAATAGTGAGAACTACTACGAACAATAATGGTGGAATAGTTGGTGGAATATCGAATGGAATGCCTATAGTACTTGAAGTAGCTATAAAACCGACACCATCTATTGGAAAGATACAAAATACAATTGATTCAGAGGGAAATGCTGTAAAACTTGAAATTGAGGGAAGGCATGATCCGTGTATAGTTCCAAGAGCTGTACCTGTTGTAGAAGCAGTATGCGCTATGACTATATTGGATGCTATGAGGTAG